In Thermoproteales archaeon, the sequence TATCGCTTAGTCTCGCTATTTCCCCATCTATATATCTGAGCAACTCGTCGAAGCTTCTAAATACTTTTAGATCATAAGCCAAATTTAACCCCCATTTTAAATTATTTTTCTGATTTAAAATATTAGCGCATAATCATAGTTATAATTTTAATCTTTAAAATCATCTTTGATGTTTTCTCTCAACCATTTGATATATTCTTTATTTCCT encodes:
- the cutA gene encoding divalent cation tolerance protein CutA, which gives rise to MHSYSVPEIIGVPIIIGNKEYIKWLRENIKDDFKD